A region of Enoplosus armatus isolate fEnoArm2 chromosome 14, fEnoArm2.hap1, whole genome shotgun sequence DNA encodes the following proteins:
- the LOC139297031 gene encoding unconventional myosin-VIIb-like: protein MLRKGEWVWADSAIGVPIGARVKVTPSGQRLLVDDEGKEQSLSLEQEASLRVMHPTSVEGVDDMIKLGDMTEACLLRNLLLRHKQGIIYTYTGSVLVAVNPYEDFPIYAGDKMTLYHGRKLGELPPHIFAIAESSYSNMTRNLKNQCCIISGESGAGKTESTKLILRYLAAVSGELSEQKIEQQILESNPILEAFGNAKTIRNDNSSRFGKYLEIFFNKDGVIEGARVEQYLLEKSRVCHQALGERNYHVLYCMLAGVAAEEKKTLSLGDAKEYRFLNKGGCIACDARDDAKDYKHIRSAMKILTFSESQCQRILKLLAAILHLGNVCFEANIQNNLETSDVSKSEHFSIAASLLEVQKSSLATSLTHRSFMTNRERVTKPLSSEQASDCRDAFVKAIYNKLFIWIVGKINSVIHKRVTKSPKSSFLSIGLLDIFGFENFNTNSFEQLCINFANEKLQQFFVGHIFKLEQEEYLKEDIVWSNIKFSDNQDILDLLAGKPCNLLALIDEESHFPKGSDVTMLNKMNQQHRGNKNYVASRRERDTDFGICHFAGVVHYDSKGFLEKNRDAISSDIMNMVEMSTNKLLRQIFETELSTNGVKISKNKKVIMTPKSSLRAQTDSRKQMQTLSGQFRQSLDFLMKALSACQPFFIRCFKPNSGKQSKFFDRELCMRQLRYSGMMDTIRIRKLGYPIRHTFEEFLKRYRVLLRTTVCDPRKETAAACCEAICKTVIKGADEWKIGRTKIFLRDVHDAVLERLREQELSRIALVIQRVMMGHKDRKSFLKKRRAAVVLQKHWRAYRQQKLQRGFERLASKIRSRKLRLEYQRQRAAALTIQSQMRGHRARKGWKQKREAVILLQAHTRGLLARRTAEKMRSDAALLRLEKENQERIALEIQQRLKEVIAKLPQDEEEEPEPITEQDSEEYTYDLQPTPPVQAVELEASESDESEKRRNMPEPVEETSAGTSELEIPPASISTTPTPSLEEDDDEFDDGSDEFSFYKFSIHHFEGNASHTHITQRLRQPLLPHEDEGDALACLTVFWIILRFMGDMPEPKSLDAISQVSSTISRHLPNRQGRRLSNLVGLDQKILRKNKKKLGGGNRKASAILEEPENLTEDEDILIGEGPTLDRPLSSQEKLHIITGYALSRRDIRDEIYCQICKQLVNNKNRRSRIQGWTLLSICLGIFPPTDLFMKYLEHFVSRGPSGYGAYCTERLCRIIANGERKELPCWIELQAAKSKEPIDMSVTLMDERTVSLKLDSASTSAEVCQTVADDIDLRDTYGFSLYISLYDKMWSLGSCGKHVLDAVSQCEQEVRRQGKEEKDAPWRLSLRKELFTPWHDCSVDPISTDLIYRQVIKGIKSGEYTSEKEDEYVQLAAKHYYIQFGSAHSNDNVKKVVQECIATPLIENKSMTKWIQLISAAHLKGPYINGKQGTESVKGELVDSAREKWPLHFSKFYEVTMMSGPPLPKNRFVVSVNWNGLLFMDGKDKKLLELPYLELKEVRMSDSHFSAQSVSLATVRGEFVLTSGEAADMAALTEENLGGLTERSVFALAQMDASKPDDPTFLACKRGDLLLVEKDEQCSPYENRIKATNQRTGASGAVLKDSVQFLPTLSRPTDDMMELLSPGQKKFSATQNAPQREETVAPISLKEFALENFRPVGKDVGRQGASKGVSREKLWACSREPLKQPLMKSLVRNSELSTLACNVFTAILKYMGDYPIKARSPIDLTDQIFGPATQHEALQDEIYCQIMRQMTSNNNRLSMELGWQLMWLCSGLFPPSHNLMRHTERFLKSRPRDQLAAGCLQRLRGMLSKEPRKLPPHLVEVDAIQQNSTQIFHKVHFPNDTDDIFEVTSTTTIGDLCCSIASQFKLSSDDGYGLYLKTPNKVMSLDERKYFFDSLRQTSDTPKKAKKVKEGNQANVPYLVICKRKLWFNVNPGKDLVADLTFHFPQELPKYLRGYHNCTKEDMTNLGGLLFRVEVDSDRSQFLMIPKMLKELVPADQIKIMSPEDWKKHIISSYNKQSGITVQEAKIAFLRAISSWPTFGCSFFEVKQTCESSYPEMILIAISKQGVSLSNPKTKELLVMYPFSRITEYQSNGSYFQMTIGTLVRGNSFVCETSQANTMEDLLRSYISMYERQRQAFRPRNYMFS from the exons ATGCTGAGAAAG GGGGAGTGGGTTTGGGCGGACTCGGCCATCGGCGTACCCATTGGGGCGAGGGTCAAAGTTACACCGTCTGGCCAGCGGTTACTGGTGGACGATGAGGGAAAG GAGCAGAGTCTGTCCCTGGAGCAGGAAGCCTCTCTCAGGGTCATGCACCCCACATCGGTGGAGGGCGTGGACGACATGATCAAACTGGGAGACATGACCGAGGCCTGCCTCCTCAGGAACCTGCTGCTCCGACACAAACAAGGCATCATCTAC ACCTACACAGGCTCTGTGCTGGTGGCAGTGAACCCGTATGAGGATTTTCCGATATATGCAGGGGACAAG ATGACGTTGTACCACGGTCGAAAGCTGGGGGAACTCCCTCCGCACATCTTTGCCATCGCTGAATCCAGCTACAGTAACATGACACGCAACCTCAAGAACCAGTGCtgcatcatcag TGGGGAGTCAGGAGCCgggaagacagagagcaccAAGCTGATCCTTCGGTACTTGGCAGCAGTCAGTGGCGAGCTCTCTGAACAGAAGATTGAGCAGCAGATTCTGGAGTCTAACCCGATACTAGAAG CGTTTGGAAATGCTAAAACGATCCGCAATGACAATTCCAGTCGCTTTGGGAAATACTTGGAGATCTTCTTCAACAAGGACGGAGTGATTGAAGGCGCTCGCGTGGAGCAGTATCTTCTGGAGAAGTCTCGTGTCTGCCATCAG GCCCTGGGGGAGAGAAACTACCACGTGTTGTACTGCATGCTGGCAGGAGTCgcagcagaggaaaagaaaactttgAGCCTTGGAGATGCTAAAGAATACAGATTCCTTAACAAG GGCGGCTGCATCGCGTGTGACGCCAGGGACGATGCAAAAGACTACAAGCATATTCGTTCTGCCATGAAAATCCTGACCTTCTCAGAGAGCCAGTGTCAGAGGATCCTCAAGCTGCTGGCGGCCATATTGCACCTGGGAAACGTCTGCTTCGAGG CCAACATACAAAATAACTTGGAAACCAGTGATGTCAGCAAGTCAGAACATTTCAGCATTGCGGCGTCACTACTGGAG GTCCAAAAGTCTTCCCTGGCAACAAGTTTGACCCATCGTTCCTTCATGACCAACAGGGAGAGGGTGACCAAACCCCTCAGCTCCGAACAAGCCTCTGACTGCAGAGACGCCTTCGTCAAG GCAATCTATAATAAGCTGTTCATATGGATCGTTGGGAAAATCAACAGTGTCATCCATAAGAGGGTGACCAAAAGCCCCAAATCCTCCTTCCTGTCCATCGGCCTGCTTGATATCTTTGGCTTTGAGAACTTCAACACAAACAG CTTTGAGCAGCTGTGCATCAATTTTGCCAATGAGAAGCTGCAACAGTTCTTTGTGGGCCACATATTCAAGCTAGAGCAGGAGGAGTACCTGAAAGAGGACATTGTGTGGAGTAACATCAAATTTAGTGACAACCAGGACATCTTGGACCTCCTAGCTGGGAAACCCTGTAACCTGCTGGCTCTGATAGACGAAGAAAGCCATTTTCCAAAG GGCTCAGACGTCACCATGCTGAACAAGATGAACCAACAGCACCGTGGGAACAAGAACTACGTCGCCTCCAGAAGAGAACGTGACACAGACTTCGGGATTTGCCACTTTGCAGGCGTGGTTCACTACGACTCCAAAG ggTTCCTGGAAAAGAACAGAGATGCCATCAGCTCTGACATAATGAACATGGTTGAGATGTCCACCAATAAGCTGCTTCGTCAGATATTTGAGACGGAGCTTTCAACTAATGGAGTGAAGATTAGTAAGAACAAGAAGGTCATCATGACACCTAAGAGCTCTTTACGG GCCCAGACTGACAGCCGCAAACAAATGCAGACGCTGAGCGGCCAGTTCCGCCAGTCCCTGGACTTCCTCATGAAGGCTCTGTCCGCCTGCCAGCCTTTCTTCATTCGCTGCTTCAAGCCCAACAGCGGCAAGCAGTCTAAG TTTTTTGACCGAGAGCTGTGCATGCGTCAGCTGAGATACTCCGGCATGATGGACACCATCCGCATCCGGAAGCTGGGATACCCAATTCGCCACACCTTTGAGGAATTCCTGAAGCGCTACAGGGTGCTACTGAGGACGACCGTCTGTGACCCCAGAAAG GAGACAGCTGCAGCCTGTTGTGAAGCCATCTGCAAGACAGTGATTAAAGGAGCGGACGAGTGGAAAATAGGCAGGACCAAGATTTTCCTGAGG GACGTTCACGACGCCGTCCTGGAACGACTGAGGGAACAAGAACTCAGCAGAATCGCTCTGGTGATCCAGAGGGTCATGATGGGACACAAAGACAG AAAGTCTTTTCTGAAGAAGCGGAGGGCAGCTGTGGTGTTGCAGAAGCACTGGAGAGCTTACAGACAGCAGAAA CTCCAGCGAGGCTTTGAACGGCTGGCATCAAAGATCCGCAGCAGGAAGCTCCGGTTAGAGTACCAAAGACAGCGAGCAGCAGCGCTCACCATCCAAAGCCAG ATGCGAGGCCACCGGGCGAGGAAGGGCTggaagcagaagagagaggcTGTCATACTGCTGCAGGCTCACACCAGAGGACTGCTGGCCAGAAGAACAGCTGAGAAGATGAGGAGTGAC GCTGCCCTGCTACGCCTGGAGAAAGAGAACCAAGAGCGGATTGCCTTGGAGATTCAGCAGCGTCTGAAAGAAGTTATCGCAAAGTTGCCGcaggacgaagaggaggagcctGAGCCGATCACTGAGCAGGATTCAGAGGAGTACACGTATGACCTCCAGCCCACACCTCCTGTGCAGGCGGTTGAACTGGAGGCGTCAGAATCAGATGAATCCGAG AAGAGGAGGAACATGCCAGAGCCGGTGGAGGAAACCTCTGCTGGGACCTCAGAGCTGGAAATCCCTCCAGCTTCAATCTCAACAACCCCCACCCCGTCGCTGGAAGAGGACGATGACGAGTTTGACGACGGCAGTGACGAGTTTTCATTCTACAAGTTCAGCATCCATCACTTCGAGGGCAACGCCAGCCACACGCACATCACCCAGAGACTCAGGCAGCCCCTTCTGCCCCACGAAGACGAGGGTGACGCACTG GCGTGTCTGACTGTTTTCTGGATTATACTGCGTTTCATGGGGGACATGCCAGAGCCGAAATCTCTGGACGCGATATCTCAAGTGTCCAGCACCATCTCGCGACATCTGCCTAACAGACAGGGCAGGAGGCTGAGCAACCTTGTGGGATTGGACCAG AAAATACTGaggaagaacaagaaaaagCTCGGAGGTGGAAACAGAAAAGCTTCCGCTATTCTTGAGGAG CCAGAGAACTTGACAGAGGACGAGGACATATTGATCGGAGAGGGTCCCACACTGGATCGGCCACTTTCATCCCAGGAAAAACTACACATTATCACCGGATACGCTCTATCGAGACGAGACATaag GGATGAGATCTACTGCCAGATCTGTAAGCAGCTGGTGAACAATAAGAACAGGAGGAGCCGTATACAAGGCTGGACccttctttccatctgtcttgGGATCTTCCCCCCAACAGACCTCTTCATGAAG TATTTGGAACATTTTGTCAGCAGAGGGCCAAGTGGCTACGGAGCATATTGTACTGAGCGCCTGTGTCGTATAATAGccaatggagaaagaaaagagttgCCCTGTTGGATAGAGCTACAG GCTGCCAAGTCCAAGGAGCCCATAGACATGTCTGTGACTCTAATGGATGAACGTACTGTCAGTCTAAAACTGGACTCAGCCTCCACCTCCGCTGAAGTCTGTCAAACTGTGGCTGACGATATCGATCTGCGAGACACATATGGATTCTCCCTGTACATCAGTCTCTATGACAAG ATGTGGTCTCTGGGCAGCTGTGGGAAGCATGTGTTGGATGCAGTGTCTCAGTGCGAGCAGGAGGTGAGGAGGCAGGGCAAGGAGGAGAAGGACGCGCCCTGGAGGCTCTCCCTCCGCAAGGAACTGTTCACGCCGTGGCATGACTGCTCAGTAGACCCGATCAGCACGGATCTGATCTACAGACAGGTCATCAAGGGAATCAAGTCGGGGGAGTACACCAGTGAGAAG GAGGATGAATATGTCCAGCTGGCAGCAAAGCACTATTACATCCAGTTTGGCTCGGCACACAGCAACGACAACgtcaagaaggtggttcaggAGTGCATCGCCACCCCGCTTATTGAGAACAAATCTATGACAAAGTGGATCCAACTCATCAGCGCAGCTCACTTAAAG GGTCCTTACATCAACGGGAAGCAGGGAACAGAAAGCGTAAAAGGAGAGCTGGTCGATAGCGCCCGAGAGAAATGGCCCCTTCACTTCTCCAAGTTCTATGAAGTTACAATGATGTCAG GACCTCCTTTGCCCAAAAACAGGTTTGTTGTGTCTGTAAACTGGAATGGCCTCCTCTTCATGGATGGAAAAGACAAGAAACTCCTTGAGCTTCCTTACCTAGAGCTAAAGGAAGTAAGAATGAG TGACAGCCATTTCAGTGCTCAGTCGGTGAGTTTGGCCACAGTCAGAGGGGAGTTTGTCCTGACGTCTGGGGAAGCTGCGGACATGGCAGCGCTTACAGAGGAAAACCTGGGAGGGCTGACAGAGCGCTCAGTGTTTGCACTGGCTCAGATGGATGCCAGTAAGCCAG ATGACCCCACGTTCCTGGCTTGTAAACGAGGGGACCTGCTGCTGGTAGAGAAAGATGAACAATGCTCTCCTTATGAGAACCGGATCAAAGCAACCAACCAGCGGACAGGTGCCAGCGGTGCAGTCCTTAAGGACTCCGTGCAGTTTCTGCCGACTCTCAGCAGGCCCACTGACGACATGATG GAACTGCTCAGTCCAGGCCAGAAGAAATTTTCAGCAACACAAAATGCCccgcagagagaagaaacagtgGCTCCCATCTCTTTAAAAGAGTTTGCGCTTGAGAACTTCAG GCCTGTAGGTAAGGATGTCGGTCGACAGGGTGCGTCCAAAGGAGTCAGCAGGGAGAAGCTGTGGGCTTGTTCCAGAGAACCCCTCAAACAGCCGCTGATGAAGAGCCTGGTCCGCAACTCTGAACTCAGCACCCTGGCCTGCAACGTCTTCACTG CTATCCTGAAGTACATGGGCGACTACCCCATCAAAGCTCGCAGCCCCATAGATCTGACTGACCAGATCTTTGGTCCCGCCACCCAGCACGAAGCTCTGCAGGACGAGATCTACTGCCAGATCATGAGACAGAtgaccagcaacaacaacag GTTGAGCATGGAGCTCGGGTGGCAGCTGATGTGGCTGTGTTCAGGCTTGTTCCCGCCCAGTCACAATTTGATGAGGCACACTGAGCGCTTCCTGAAGTCGCGCCCCAGAGATCAGCTGGCCGCTGGCTGCCTGCAGAGGCTGCGGGGGATGCTCAG TAAGGAGCCCAGGAAGCTTCCTCCCCACCTGGTAGAAGTGGACGCCATCCAACAGAACAGCACCCAGATCTTCCATAAAGTCCACTTCCCAAATGACACCGATGAT aTATTTGAGGTGACATCCACAACCACAATTGGAGACCTGTGCTGCAGTATCGCCTCTCAGTTCAAACTGAGCTCAGATGACGGATATGGCCTGTACCTGAAAACACCAAACAAG GTCATGAGCTTGGATGAGCGGAAATATTTCTTTGACAGTTTAAGGCAGACTTCAGACACTCCtaagaaagcaaaaaaagtgaaagaag GCAACCAGGCCAACGTGCCCTACCTGGTGATTTGTAAGAGGAAGCTCTGGTTCAACGTGAATCCGGGGAAAGACCTGGTTGCAGACCTCACTTTCCATTTCCCACAG GAGCTGCCCAAGTACCTGCGGGGATACCACAACTGCACCAAAGAGGACATGACCAACCTGGGCGGGCTGCTCTTCAGAGTCGAAGTAGACTCAGACAGGTCGCAGTTTCTAATGATCCCCAAAATGCTTAAGGAGCTGGTTCCTGCTGACCAGATAAAAATCATGTCCCCTgaagactggaagaag CACATCATCTCCTCCTACAACAAGCAGAGTGGCATCACGGTGCAAGAGGCCAAAATCGCCTTCCTGAGAGCCATTTCAAGTTGGCCCACCTTTGGCTGTTCCTTCTTTGAAGTCAAA CAAACGTGTGAATCTAGCTACCCAGAAATGATTTTGATCGCCATCAGCAAGCAAGGTGTCAGCTTAAGTAACCCAAAGACAAAG GAGCTGCTGGTTATGTACCCGTTCAGCCGCATCACAGAGTACCAAAGCAACGGCAGCTACTTCCAGATGACCATCGGCACCCTGGTGAGGGGCAACAGCTTTGTCTGTGAAACCTCACAG gcCAACACAATGGAGGACCTTCTTAGATCGTACATCAGCATGTACGAGAGGCAGAGGCAGGCCTTTCGACCGAGGAACTACATGTTTTCCTGA
- the LOC139296199 gene encoding serine/threonine-protein kinase tousled-like 1-B isoform X2, protein MSVQSNSGSGGGSLEATPSWSQLSSSPTFSQQHITATAKSKEGPMEELHSLDPRRQELLEARFTGAVSGNTVGSTGSTSGGAKGLANESSNHSYGSLGSSSDKESETPEKKHSESSRGRKRKADTYSESSQGKTSTRGPKISDYFDFQGGNGSSPVRGLPSARRSPQNSHSAPGSIIRQNSSSPTSLCFVDHNPKASSSKCVQTELTGLKLAALESNKSLDLEKKEGRIDDLLRANCDLRRQIDEQQKLLEKYKERLNKCITMSKKLLIEKSTQEKQSCREKSMQDRLRLGHFTTVRHGASYTEQWTDGYAFQNLIKQQEGINQQREDIERQRKLLAKRKPPNPASPSLSVASTSEPKQRKTKVVNGNDSDPFLKPSLPQLLTLAEYHEQEEIFKLRLGHLKKEEAEIQAELERLERVRNLHIRELKRINNEDSSAFKDHPTLNERYLLLHLLGRGGFSEVYKAFDLFEQRYAAVKIHQLNKNWREEKKENYHKHACREYRIHKQLDHPRIVKLYDYFSLDTDTFCTVLEFCEGNDLDFYLKQNKLMSEKEARSIVMQIVSALRYLNEIKPPIIHYDLKPGNILLVDGTACGEIKITDFGLSKIMDDDNYGVDGMDLTSQGAGTYWYLPPECFVVGKEPPKISNKVDVWSVGVIFFQCLYGRKPFGHNQSQQDILQENTILKATEVQFPAKPQASTEAKAFIRRCLAYRKEDRFDVHQLCSDSYLLPHMRRSNSSGSLQPSPSSLPTY, encoded by the exons ATGAGTGTCCAAAGTAACAGTGGAAGTGGTGGTGGAAGTTTGGAGGCGACGCCATCTTGGTCGCAGCTCTCCTCGTCCCCAACGTTTTCTCAACAACATATAACGGCGACCGCAAAGAGCAAGGAAG GCCCCATGGAGGAGCTGCACAGCCTGGACCCCAGgagacaggagctgctggaggccAGGTTCACAGGAGCTGTTAGTGGCAACACAGTAGGCAGCACTGGGAGCACCAGTGGAGGTGCTAAG GGTCTGGCCAATGAGTCCTCCAACCACAGCTATGGCAGCCTGGGCTCATCTAGTGACAAGGAGTCtgag ACCCCGGAGAAGAAGCACTCTGAATCGtcaagagggaggaaaaggaaagctGACACCTATTCAGAGAGTAGTCAAG GAAAGACTTCCACTCGTGGGCCCAAAATCAGCGACTACTTTGAT TTCCAGGGTGGAAATGGTTCCAGTCCGGTCAGAGGCCTCCCATCAGCTCGCCGCTCTCCACAGAACTCCCACTCTGCCCCAGGCTCAATT ATCCGGCAGAATAGCTCCTCTCCTACAAGTCTGTGTTTTGTGGATCACAACCCCAAAGCGTCCTCTAGCAAGTGTGTCCAG ACGGAATTAACAGGCCTGAAACTTGCTGCTCTGGAGAGCAACAAGAGTCTggacctggaaaaaaaagaggggcgAATAGACGACCTGCTCAGG GCTAACTGTGACCTGCGGAGACAGATAGATGAACAGCAGAAACTCCTGGAGAAATACAAGGAGAGGCTCAATAAGTGCATCACCATGAGCAAGAAACTGCTTATAGAGAAG AGCACCCAGGAGAAGCAGTCGTGTCGTGAGAAGAGCATGCAGGACCGTCTCCGCCTCGGTCACTTCACCACTGTCAGACACGGAGCGTCCTACACGGAGCAGTGGACCGACGGATACGCATTCCAGAACCTGATCAA GCAGCAGGAGGGCATcaaccagcagagggaggacaTAGAACGACAGAGGAAGCTGCTGGCCAAGAGGAAGCCTCCAAACCCTgcgtctccctccctctcggtGGCCTCCACCTCTGAACCCAAGCAGCGCAAAACTAAGGTGGTCAACGGCAACGACTCTGACCCCTTCCTCAAGCCCTCCTTGCCCCAACT ACTGACCCTCGCTGAGTACCACGAGCAGGAAGAGATCTTCAAGCTTCGCCTTGGACATCTGAAGAAG GAGGAAGCTGAGATCCAGGCAGAGCTAGAGCGGTTGGAGCGGGTGAGGAACCTCCATATCAGAGAGCTGAAGAGGATAAACAACGAGGACAGCTCAGC GTTTAAAGACCACCCTACCCTGAATGAGAGGTACCTGCTGCTGCACTTGCTGGGCAGGGGCGGCTTCAGTGAAGTCTATAAG GCTTTTGACCTGTTTGAGCAGCGCTACGCAGCTGTTAAAATCCACCAGCTCAACAAGaactggagagaggagaaaaaggagaactACCACAA GCATGCATGCAGGGAGTACCGGATACACAAGCAGCTGGACCATCCCAGAATAGTCAAACTGTATGACTATTTTTCCCTGGATACTGACAC GTTCTGTACTGTTCTGGAGTTCTGTGAAGGCAACGACCTGGACTTCTACTTGAAGCAAAACAAGCTGATGTCAGAGAAGGAGGCCCGCTCCATTGTCATGCAGATTGTCAGCGCCCTGCGCTACCTCAACGAAATCAAACCCCCCATCATTCACTACGACCTCAAGCCTG GTAACATCTTATTGGTGGATGGTACTGCGTGTGGAGAAATCAAAATCACAGACTTTGGCCTGTCTAAGATTATGGATGATGATAACTATGGCGTGGACGGGATGGACCTCACATCGCAGGGAGCAGGCACCTactg gtaCCTTCCTCCAGAGTGTTTTGTGGTGGGAAAGGAGCCACCTAAAATCTCCAACAAGGTGGATGTCTGGTCTGTGGGAGTGATCTTCTTCCAGTGCCTCTACGGACGCAAG ccgTTTGGtcacaaccaatcacagcaggATATTCTCCAGGAAAACACCATCCTCAAAGCCACAGAGGTCCAATTCCCTGCTAAACCACAGGCTAGCACAGAGGCCAAG GCATTTATCCGGCGCTGTCTGGCCTACCGCAAGGAGGACAGGTTCGACGTCCACCAACTGTGCTCGGACTCCTACCTCCTCCCTCACATGAGACGTTCAAACTCCTCCGGCTCCCTGCAGCCCTCCCCCTCATCTCTCCCTACCTACTGA
- the LOC139296199 gene encoding serine/threonine-protein kinase tousled-like 1-B isoform X1 — translation MSVQSNSGSGGGSLEATPSWSQLSSSPTFSQQHITATAKSKEGPMEELHSLDPRRQELLEARFTGAVSGNTVGSTGSTSGGAKGLANESSNHSYGSLGSSSDKESENSDLKRGSSPAYSTPEKKHSESSRGRKRKADTYSESSQGKTSTRGPKISDYFDFQGGNGSSPVRGLPSARRSPQNSHSAPGSIIRQNSSSPTSLCFVDHNPKASSSKCVQTELTGLKLAALESNKSLDLEKKEGRIDDLLRANCDLRRQIDEQQKLLEKYKERLNKCITMSKKLLIEKSTQEKQSCREKSMQDRLRLGHFTTVRHGASYTEQWTDGYAFQNLIKQQEGINQQREDIERQRKLLAKRKPPNPASPSLSVASTSEPKQRKTKVVNGNDSDPFLKPSLPQLLTLAEYHEQEEIFKLRLGHLKKEEAEIQAELERLERVRNLHIRELKRINNEDSSAFKDHPTLNERYLLLHLLGRGGFSEVYKAFDLFEQRYAAVKIHQLNKNWREEKKENYHKHACREYRIHKQLDHPRIVKLYDYFSLDTDTFCTVLEFCEGNDLDFYLKQNKLMSEKEARSIVMQIVSALRYLNEIKPPIIHYDLKPGNILLVDGTACGEIKITDFGLSKIMDDDNYGVDGMDLTSQGAGTYWYLPPECFVVGKEPPKISNKVDVWSVGVIFFQCLYGRKPFGHNQSQQDILQENTILKATEVQFPAKPQASTEAKAFIRRCLAYRKEDRFDVHQLCSDSYLLPHMRRSNSSGSLQPSPSSLPTY, via the exons ATGAGTGTCCAAAGTAACAGTGGAAGTGGTGGTGGAAGTTTGGAGGCGACGCCATCTTGGTCGCAGCTCTCCTCGTCCCCAACGTTTTCTCAACAACATATAACGGCGACCGCAAAGAGCAAGGAAG GCCCCATGGAGGAGCTGCACAGCCTGGACCCCAGgagacaggagctgctggaggccAGGTTCACAGGAGCTGTTAGTGGCAACACAGTAGGCAGCACTGGGAGCACCAGTGGAGGTGCTAAG GGTCTGGCCAATGAGTCCTCCAACCACAGCTATGGCAGCCTGGGCTCATCTAGTGACAAGGAGTCtgag AACTCTGATTTGAAAAGAGGGAGCTCCCCTGCCTACTCA ACCCCGGAGAAGAAGCACTCTGAATCGtcaagagggaggaaaaggaaagctGACACCTATTCAGAGAGTAGTCAAG GAAAGACTTCCACTCGTGGGCCCAAAATCAGCGACTACTTTGAT TTCCAGGGTGGAAATGGTTCCAGTCCGGTCAGAGGCCTCCCATCAGCTCGCCGCTCTCCACAGAACTCCCACTCTGCCCCAGGCTCAATT ATCCGGCAGAATAGCTCCTCTCCTACAAGTCTGTGTTTTGTGGATCACAACCCCAAAGCGTCCTCTAGCAAGTGTGTCCAG ACGGAATTAACAGGCCTGAAACTTGCTGCTCTGGAGAGCAACAAGAGTCTggacctggaaaaaaaagaggggcgAATAGACGACCTGCTCAGG GCTAACTGTGACCTGCGGAGACAGATAGATGAACAGCAGAAACTCCTGGAGAAATACAAGGAGAGGCTCAATAAGTGCATCACCATGAGCAAGAAACTGCTTATAGAGAAG AGCACCCAGGAGAAGCAGTCGTGTCGTGAGAAGAGCATGCAGGACCGTCTCCGCCTCGGTCACTTCACCACTGTCAGACACGGAGCGTCCTACACGGAGCAGTGGACCGACGGATACGCATTCCAGAACCTGATCAA GCAGCAGGAGGGCATcaaccagcagagggaggacaTAGAACGACAGAGGAAGCTGCTGGCCAAGAGGAAGCCTCCAAACCCTgcgtctccctccctctcggtGGCCTCCACCTCTGAACCCAAGCAGCGCAAAACTAAGGTGGTCAACGGCAACGACTCTGACCCCTTCCTCAAGCCCTCCTTGCCCCAACT ACTGACCCTCGCTGAGTACCACGAGCAGGAAGAGATCTTCAAGCTTCGCCTTGGACATCTGAAGAAG GAGGAAGCTGAGATCCAGGCAGAGCTAGAGCGGTTGGAGCGGGTGAGGAACCTCCATATCAGAGAGCTGAAGAGGATAAACAACGAGGACAGCTCAGC GTTTAAAGACCACCCTACCCTGAATGAGAGGTACCTGCTGCTGCACTTGCTGGGCAGGGGCGGCTTCAGTGAAGTCTATAAG GCTTTTGACCTGTTTGAGCAGCGCTACGCAGCTGTTAAAATCCACCAGCTCAACAAGaactggagagaggagaaaaaggagaactACCACAA GCATGCATGCAGGGAGTACCGGATACACAAGCAGCTGGACCATCCCAGAATAGTCAAACTGTATGACTATTTTTCCCTGGATACTGACAC GTTCTGTACTGTTCTGGAGTTCTGTGAAGGCAACGACCTGGACTTCTACTTGAAGCAAAACAAGCTGATGTCAGAGAAGGAGGCCCGCTCCATTGTCATGCAGATTGTCAGCGCCCTGCGCTACCTCAACGAAATCAAACCCCCCATCATTCACTACGACCTCAAGCCTG GTAACATCTTATTGGTGGATGGTACTGCGTGTGGAGAAATCAAAATCACAGACTTTGGCCTGTCTAAGATTATGGATGATGATAACTATGGCGTGGACGGGATGGACCTCACATCGCAGGGAGCAGGCACCTactg gtaCCTTCCTCCAGAGTGTTTTGTGGTGGGAAAGGAGCCACCTAAAATCTCCAACAAGGTGGATGTCTGGTCTGTGGGAGTGATCTTCTTCCAGTGCCTCTACGGACGCAAG ccgTTTGGtcacaaccaatcacagcaggATATTCTCCAGGAAAACACCATCCTCAAAGCCACAGAGGTCCAATTCCCTGCTAAACCACAGGCTAGCACAGAGGCCAAG GCATTTATCCGGCGCTGTCTGGCCTACCGCAAGGAGGACAGGTTCGACGTCCACCAACTGTGCTCGGACTCCTACCTCCTCCCTCACATGAGACGTTCAAACTCCTCCGGCTCCCTGCAGCCCTCCCCCTCATCTCTCCCTACCTACTGA